One genomic region from Anthonomus grandis grandis chromosome 1, icAntGran1.3, whole genome shotgun sequence encodes:
- the LOC126743316 gene encoding glutaminyl-peptide cyclotransferase-like isoform X1, whose protein sequence is MLSIFLKSIILISAFGIGTANQLRKIQRTHTPQRLTNGDIKQLAALSNVTHLNQAIDNILIPRVVGTKNHEKVFKYISSELENLGWDVEVDEFQEDTPNFGRLTFKNIIGSLNPDADRFLVLACHYDSKYFANQVFVGAIDSAVPCAMLLNLAKVLKPHLDSIKSNDNLSLKLVFFDGEEAFESWGPKDSIYGARHLAGEMHKKRGLTRTTGEQVSDLQKIDMLVLLDLIGHRNVNFFNYFADTSGWFSRLAGAEDRLEKLRLLNPRDTKYFIRRDFFTGNIEDDHLPFLRRNVPILHLIPIPFPKEWHTPNDDRNIIDIKTVENLNMILRIFLAEYLHFQFRAFEIKAIKSRRVTATLYK, encoded by the exons atgttgtcaatttttttaaaatcaattatccTGATTTCCGCTTTTGGAATTGGAACAGCAAATCAACTGAGAAAGATTCAG aGAACTCACACACCCCAAAGACTTACCAATGGGGACATAAAACAATTGGCTGCCCTATCAAACGTAACACACCTCAATCAGGCAATAGACAACATACTTATCCCTAGAGTAGTAGGCACAAAAAACCATGAAAAAGTCTTCAAGTATATTTCATCTGAATTGGAAAACTTAGGTTGGGATGTCGAAGTCGATGAATTTCAAGAGGATACACCCAACTTTGGCCGgttaacatttaaaaacattataggGTCACTAAACCCTGATGCTGACCGATTTTTGGTGCTCGCCTGTCATTATGACAGCAAATATTTTGCTAATCAAGTCTTTGTGG GTGCTATAGATTCCGCGGTCCCATGTGCCATGTTGCTCAACTTAGCCAAAGTGCTCAAACCACATTTAGACTCAATAAAATCGAATGATAATCTCAGTTTGAAGTTAGTGTTTTTCGACGGTGAGGAGGCTTTTGAGAGCTGGGGCCCCAAAGATTCGATTTATGGGGCGCGTCATTTGGCTGGCGAAATGCACAAAAAGCGGGGATTAACGAGGACCACCGGAGAGCAAGTTAGTGACTTGCAAAAGATCGATATGCTGGTACTGTTAGACTTGATTGGGCATaggaatgttaatttttttaattattttgctgACACTTCCGGATG gttttcaaGACTGGCTGGTGCAGAAGACCGTTTGGAGAAGCTTCGATTGCTCAATCCGAGGGATACGAAGTATTTTATTAGGAGGGACTTTTTCACTGGGAACATTGAGGATGATCACTTACCATTTTTAAGGAGAA ATGTGCCAATTCTTCATCTGATTCCGATTCCATTCCCGAAAGAATGGCACACTCCTAACGACGACAGGAATATAATTGATATTAAAACCGTCGAAAATCTCAATAtgatattaaggatatttttggCCGAATACTTACAT TTTCAATTTCGAGCATTCGAGATAAAAGCGATAAAGAGTCGTCGAGTCACCGCAACGCTATATAAATAG
- the LOC126743316 gene encoding glutaminyl-peptide cyclotransferase-like isoform X3, producing the protein MLSIFLKSIILISAFGIGTANQLRKIQRTHTPQRLTNGDIKQLAALSNVTHLNQAIDNILIPRVVGTKNHEKVFKYISSELENLGWDVEVDEFQEDTPNFGRLTFKNIIGSLNPDADRFLVLACHYDSKYFANQVFVGAIDSAVPCAMLLNLAKVLKPHLDSIKSNDNLSLKLVFFDGEEAFESWGPKDSIYGARHLAGEMHKKRGLTRTTGEQVSDLQKIDMLVLLDLIGHRNVNFFNYFADTSGWFSRLAGAEDRLEKLRLLNPRDTKYFIRRDFFTGNIEDDHLPFLRRNVPILHLIPIPFPKEWHTPNDDRNIIDIKTVENLNMILRIFLAEYLHILIHVLC; encoded by the exons atgttgtcaatttttttaaaatcaattatccTGATTTCCGCTTTTGGAATTGGAACAGCAAATCAACTGAGAAAGATTCAG aGAACTCACACACCCCAAAGACTTACCAATGGGGACATAAAACAATTGGCTGCCCTATCAAACGTAACACACCTCAATCAGGCAATAGACAACATACTTATCCCTAGAGTAGTAGGCACAAAAAACCATGAAAAAGTCTTCAAGTATATTTCATCTGAATTGGAAAACTTAGGTTGGGATGTCGAAGTCGATGAATTTCAAGAGGATACACCCAACTTTGGCCGgttaacatttaaaaacattataggGTCACTAAACCCTGATGCTGACCGATTTTTGGTGCTCGCCTGTCATTATGACAGCAAATATTTTGCTAATCAAGTCTTTGTGG GTGCTATAGATTCCGCGGTCCCATGTGCCATGTTGCTCAACTTAGCCAAAGTGCTCAAACCACATTTAGACTCAATAAAATCGAATGATAATCTCAGTTTGAAGTTAGTGTTTTTCGACGGTGAGGAGGCTTTTGAGAGCTGGGGCCCCAAAGATTCGATTTATGGGGCGCGTCATTTGGCTGGCGAAATGCACAAAAAGCGGGGATTAACGAGGACCACCGGAGAGCAAGTTAGTGACTTGCAAAAGATCGATATGCTGGTACTGTTAGACTTGATTGGGCATaggaatgttaatttttttaattattttgctgACACTTCCGGATG gttttcaaGACTGGCTGGTGCAGAAGACCGTTTGGAGAAGCTTCGATTGCTCAATCCGAGGGATACGAAGTATTTTATTAGGAGGGACTTTTTCACTGGGAACATTGAGGATGATCACTTACCATTTTTAAGGAGAA ATGTGCCAATTCTTCATCTGATTCCGATTCCATTCCCGAAAGAATGGCACACTCCTAACGACGACAGGAATATAATTGATATTAAAACCGTCGAAAATCTCAATAtgatattaaggatatttttggCCGAATACTTACAT ATTTTAATACACGTTTTATGTTAA
- the LOC126743316 gene encoding glutaminyl-peptide cyclotransferase-like isoform X2 produces MLSIFLKSIILISAFGIGTANQLRKIQRTHTPQRLTNGDIKQLAALSNVTHLNQAIDNILIPRVVGTKNHEKVFKYISSELENLGWDVEVDEFQEDTPNFGRLTFKNIIGSLNPDADRFLVLACHYDSKYFANQVFVGAIDSAVPCAMLLNLAKVLKPHLDSIKSNDNLSLKLVFFDGEEAFESWGPKDSIYGARHLAGEMHKKRGLTRTTGEQVSDLQKIDMLVLLDLIGHRNVNFFNYFADTSGWFSRLAGAEDRLEKLRLLNPRDTKYFIRRDFFTGNIEDDHLPFLRRNVPILHLIPIPFPKEWHTPNDDRNIIDIKTVENLNMILRIFLAEYLHLDTSEDIPEKEL; encoded by the exons atgttgtcaatttttttaaaatcaattatccTGATTTCCGCTTTTGGAATTGGAACAGCAAATCAACTGAGAAAGATTCAG aGAACTCACACACCCCAAAGACTTACCAATGGGGACATAAAACAATTGGCTGCCCTATCAAACGTAACACACCTCAATCAGGCAATAGACAACATACTTATCCCTAGAGTAGTAGGCACAAAAAACCATGAAAAAGTCTTCAAGTATATTTCATCTGAATTGGAAAACTTAGGTTGGGATGTCGAAGTCGATGAATTTCAAGAGGATACACCCAACTTTGGCCGgttaacatttaaaaacattataggGTCACTAAACCCTGATGCTGACCGATTTTTGGTGCTCGCCTGTCATTATGACAGCAAATATTTTGCTAATCAAGTCTTTGTGG GTGCTATAGATTCCGCGGTCCCATGTGCCATGTTGCTCAACTTAGCCAAAGTGCTCAAACCACATTTAGACTCAATAAAATCGAATGATAATCTCAGTTTGAAGTTAGTGTTTTTCGACGGTGAGGAGGCTTTTGAGAGCTGGGGCCCCAAAGATTCGATTTATGGGGCGCGTCATTTGGCTGGCGAAATGCACAAAAAGCGGGGATTAACGAGGACCACCGGAGAGCAAGTTAGTGACTTGCAAAAGATCGATATGCTGGTACTGTTAGACTTGATTGGGCATaggaatgttaatttttttaattattttgctgACACTTCCGGATG gttttcaaGACTGGCTGGTGCAGAAGACCGTTTGGAGAAGCTTCGATTGCTCAATCCGAGGGATACGAAGTATTTTATTAGGAGGGACTTTTTCACTGGGAACATTGAGGATGATCACTTACCATTTTTAAGGAGAA ATGTGCCAATTCTTCATCTGATTCCGATTCCATTCCCGAAAGAATGGCACACTCCTAACGACGACAGGAATATAATTGATATTAAAACCGTCGAAAATCTCAATAtgatattaaggatatttttggCCGAATACTTACAT TTGGATACCTCAGAAGACATTCCAGAGAAAGAATTATAA